The region GCGCGCCGAGGCAGCCCCCCGCCCCAACACCGGCCGCACCGGCGCCGGCCGCTCGGGCTACCTCCTCACCGGCCTGGTCGAGTGCATGGCCTGCGGCCACAGCATGGTCGGCTCGGTCGTCGGCGGCTACCGCATGTACGCCTGCGCCTCGACCCGCAACCAGCCGCCCGAGGCATGCGCCCGCTCGATCGGCGCGACCTCCTTCGAACGGCACGTCCAGCAGGACGCGATCCGCATCCTCCAGGAATGGGACGTGGCCCGCGTGGCCTCCCTCCCGATGGTCGGCAACCGCCGCCCGGACACCCGTTCCCCGTACGACCCCGAACACGCCGCCTTCGGCGACATCCACGGCGGAGTGGTGGTCCGCTCGGCCTCCGCGATCGACGGCATAGTCACCGGCCCGGACGCCGGCCAGGACTGGCCCCGCGTACCGCTCCGGCGCCGCGCTGAGGTGCTGCGGTTCCTGTACACGGTGATCCGCGTCGGGCCGAAGACGACGAGCCGGGGAGTGTTCGACCCGGGGCGGATCGCTTTGGTGCCGCATCCGCTGTAGGACGGGGCGGGGCAGTTGGCGGCGGCTGGGACTGGCGGCTTGGTGCCCGTTCTTGGTCGGTGGTGGTCGGGCGCTCAGGTCTTGATCATCGGCGGCGGGGCGGGCGGCAGCGCGGCAGGGCGGCAGGCTGGTTACCGGCGGCTGTTGCCAGTTGCTGATTGTCGGCCGCTGGTGCCGGCGCTGGTTGCCGGTAGTCGCGCGCGGGCATCGCATCACCGGCGGCTGAGCGCCGGCCCATGATCTCCGGGGGCCGGGTGGCGCGCGGGGGTCGTCACCCTGCCCCCGGGTGCTTGGTGCGCCAGGTGCTCTTCTTCGCCTGGTTGCCGCAGCGGTCCATCGAGCACCAGCGGCGGGTGCCGGGGCGGGATGTGTCCAGGAACCAGGCGCCGCAGTTCGGCCCGGCGCAGTCGCGCACGCGGGGCAGCAGTGGCGAGGTCGCCAGATCCACGGCGTCGCGGGCGATGGTCGACAGGAGCGCGGCGACGGGATCGGCCGCGGTGTGGGTCAGGGCGCCGTGTTCGTCCAGGAGCGGGTGCGGGGGCGGCGCCGAGGCCGCCTTGTTCAGCAAGCTTCGGGCTTCGGGCGGGCAATCGGCTGGGCTCGTGGCACGGGCTGCCTTCAGAAGCGCGTAGACGGCTTCGCGGGTCTGGCGCGCGAGGCGCAGTGTGGCGGGCGGCGGCGCGGTGATTGCGATGTCCGCGTCAAAAGGGCCGAGAAGCCGAATCCAGGCGACCAGATCCTCGGGCGTCGCGAGTTCCTCGACCGCGCCCTCGGTTCCACGCCATCTCAGGGTGCGGATGAAGTCCAGGCTCAGCCTGCCGGAACCTGTGCGGAACTCTGACATGCCCCCCAGCGTACCCCGATCGGAACCAGTTTGACTGGTGTACATTGACGGAACCCTTTAAACCGGTTCCCGCGAGGTGACTCTTGTCCGCACTCGTCGCACCAGTACCAGCACCCGACCCCGACTCCGCCCCCGCCCTGAAACCGGCCCTGAGCCGGCCGCTGACCCTGCTGCTGTCGCTCGCGTGCGGCGTCGCCGTCGCGAACATCTACTTCCCGCAGGCCATCAGTCCACTGATAGCCACCGGCCTGAACACGAGTAAGAGCTCCGCCGCGCTCGTCACCACCTGCTCCCAATTCGGCTACGCGGCCGGCATCTTCCTGCTCGTCCCGCTCGGCGACCGCCTGCGCCACCGCCGCCTGGTCACCACGTTGCTGCTGCTCACCGCCGTCGCGCTGGTGCTCGCCGGAACCGCGGCCACGCTGCCGGTCCTGGCCGTGGCCAGCACCCTGATAGGTCTGACCACCGTCGTCCCGCAGATCCTGATCCCCATGGCCGCCGGCCTCGCCGAGCCCGAACGCCGGGGCGAGGTGACCGGGACCCTGCTGTCCGGGCTGATCGGCGGAATCCTTTTGGCCCGCACGTTTTCCGGCACCCTCGGCCAGTGGCTCGGCTGGCGCGCGCCGTATCTGTTGGCGGCCGCCGCAGTGTTGGCGCTGGCGATGGCGATGGCCGCGTTCCTGCCGACGACGACGCCCAGCACCGCCGAGCGCTACCCCAAGCTCCTGGCCGCGGCGGTGCGCCTGATGAGAACCGAACCGCTGCTCCGGCGCTCGTGCCAGTACCAGGTCCTGGTGTTCGCGGCGTTCAGCGCGGCCTGGACCGCGCTGGCGCTGCACGTCACCGGCCCCGAGTACCGCCTCGGCACGCCTGCGGTCGGCGTGCTGGCGCTGGTCGGTGCCGGAAGCATGCTGGCGACGCCGCGCGCCGGCCGTGCCACCGACCGGTGGGGGCCGGACGCGGTGAATCTCCGTTGCCTGCTCGGGGTTCTGGCCGCCGCGGCCGTGTTGTTGCTCGGTGCCCTCGGCGGAGTGCTCGGGCTTGCCGGTCTGGCCGTCGGCATGCTCGCGCTCGATGTCGCGATGCAGTCCGGCCAGGTCGCGAACCAGGCGCGCATCTTCGCGCTGCGGCCCCGAGAGCGTGCGCGCCTGAACACCGCGTATATGACCTGCGCCTTCCTCGGCGGCAGTGCGGGGTCGTGGCTCGGGGTGCGGGCGTATTCGTCCTTCGGATGGCAGGGGGTCTGCGGGATCGTCGCCGTCCTGGGCGGTCTCGCGCTGGCGCTGTGTTTGGCGCGCCGAAGGGGCTGATGCTCAGACGCCGTCGGCCGCGCCGCCGTTCGGCGCCGGGCAGCCGTGCGCCTCCGACCCCATGTCGATCACCGGCACCGGGTTCAGCCCGAGATGCGCCGCTATCCGCGTCAGCAGCGCGTCCTGCGCCGCCAGATGCTCCTGCAACTGCGCGGCCTCGTGCAGGGTGGCGCTGGCGTCGTGGTACGTCGCCTCGCTGCGCGCGTCGGCGGCGGCAGCCTGCACGTTCTGCCCGACCATGATCACCGACAGCAGCACCAGCTGCAGGAAGGTCTGCGCGACCCACGCCACGATCGTCGAGGCGCCGCCGCGGATGGCCGAGGGCAGGCTGATCATGTCGAAGGCGGCGAACAGGTACGCGCACCACATCGAGCCCACGGCCTTGGTGATGAGCAGCGCGGCCCGGGTGTTGAACCGGGTGAACGCGTTGTCGGTGCGGTGCTGGTCGGCGACCTTCACCGGGCCGTTGGCGTGCCGCGCGGTGATGTGCGGGTGCGGGATGTGCTCGTAGTGCAGGTGCTTGGCGCGGTCCAGCGGGTTCGTCGGGCTCATCGGGCTCGGGCTCTCCTGTCGGCAGGGGGCGACGCCCGACGGGGACGGCGCCGTTCGTCGGCGCCGCGCACCGGCGAGCGGGATCAGTTCACGCAGGTGATCCCGTTGTCCATGGCGATGCCGGAGGAGTCCGCCGGATCCTGGGTGCCGGAAGGATCAGGGTTCGCAGGATCCGCCGGGCCCGATCCGGCCGTGTCGCTCGGTGCCGGGGGCTGGGGGCCACCGGGCGGAGTGTAGTCGGCCCCCAGTCTGATCAGCACATGGCCGGCCGCGGTGCGGGCCGAGGGCGCCGGCACGGCCTGCAGGCCGAGGGCGGCCGCGAGTTGTCCGGCGGCCTTCGCGGCGCCCCTGCCGTACACAATCGTGCTGTGGCTTTGCGCGGCCGCGCCGCTGGTCTTGTCCACCGGCCAGCCGGACGCGGCCAGCCAGTCCCCGACCGAGGTGGCCAGGCCGCTCCTGGCGGTCGCGTTGTAGAGGTCGACGACGGTGTGGGTGTCCGTGGGCGCGATCGCGGCCGGGCGCATGCCGGTGCCCGCGCCGCGGGCGGCCGGCAGCGGCGGCAGGGCCGGGGTGCCGCCGGCGAGCTGCGGCGAACCGGCCGGCAGGCCCGCCCCGCCCTGCTGCTCCGGCAGCACCGAACGGCCCTGCCCGAGCCCGGCGCTCCCCTCGGTCAGGGACTGCGGCCCGAGCGCGGAGCCCGGATCCCCGTTGTTCTCAGCGTTCTGCGCCATCTCGTCGGCGAACTCCTTGGCGTCGCCGAACCCGGTCATCACGATCTGCCGGATCTGCAACGGGTCCACCGTGTTGACCGAGCCGTCGCCGGGCAGCACCGGCTGCCCGGTGATCGGCAGCTCCCGGAAGTCGGCGTCGCCGTCGGTCAGGTTCTGCGCCCGGGCGGCGAAGTCCAGCACGTCCCAGGAGTCGTCGATGACCACGTCCTTCTTCACCACGTCGAACAGCGCCTGCATCTTGCCCAGGTCGCCGATCACGCCCTCGGACTTCAGCTTGTGCATCACCGAGGCCAGGAACGCCTGCTGGCGCCGGTTGCGGTCGAAGTCGCCGCGCAGCAGGTGGAAGCGCTGGCGCACGAACTGCAGCGCGGTCGGCGCGTCCAGCAGCGAGTGGCCGGCCGGCAGCTTCAGCCCGGTGCCGGCGCCGTCCTCGATCGGGTCGTCCACCGGGTGGTTCAGGCAGACCTCGATCGGGCCCACGGCCTGGGCCACGTCGTAGAAGCCCAGCAGGTTGATCTCGGCCAGGTGGTCCACGTGCTCGCCGGTGAGCAGCTGCACGGCCCGGATCGTGGACTCCCGGCCCACCTCGCGGCTGATCTTCTCGATCTGGGCCTGGTCGGTCATGCCGGAGGCCTTCAGCCGGTCCACCGCGATCTGCTTGGCCCGGCCGTACGCCTCCTTGATCTTGTGCATGCCCAGGTCCGGGATGTCGCCGACGGCCGAGGTGCCGCCGGGCTCCTCGACGTAGTCGTCCCGGGCGATGGAGAACGCGGTCACCCGGCCGCCGTCCGCCGGGATGTGCATGAAGATCAGGACGTTGGCGTTGTAGCCGCCGATGTCGGAGGAGCCGGCGTGCAGTTCCTGCTCGACGAAGTCGGTCGGCAGGTCGTTGCCGTTCATGTCCTTGCGCGAGTCCAGGCCGATCAGCAGCAGGTTGACCGAGCCGTCCAGGTGCGGGGCGACGTAGCCCTTCTCGCCGGAGCGGATCTGGTTGATCGCGTCGGAGGTGTACAGGCCGGAGGTCAGATTGTGGTACGCGGCCCAGGTCGCGGCACTGGCCAGGAGGATCGCGGCCGAGGCGGTGCAGGCCAGGGTGCGGGCCGCGACCGTGAGGCGGCGCCGGCGCGGCGAGGGGGGCTGGCGCCGCTCGGGACGCTCCCGGCGCTCGCCGTGGCCGGACCATGGCTGGCCGGGTCGGCCTGGCTGACCGGGCCGACCGGTCGCGCGCGGCGGCTGCTGCGGCCGCGGGCTCCAGTAGCGCAGGTCGTCCTGCGGACGCGAGCCCGGCGCGCGCGGGGACAGGTCGTACGGCGGCTGCGGCCTCGGCCGCCGCGGCTGATTTCGGTCAGGTGGCTGATTTCGGTCAGGCGGCGGAGTGCGGTCAGGCACGGGCCGACCTCCGGCGGGCGACCCGGCGTAACAGCGCGACGGCCACGGTGGCCGCCAGCGTCACCGCCATCGGCGGGAAGGCGTCGATCATGCCGTGCGCCACGGCGACCGCCTGCCTGCTGCCCGATCCGGACACGTCGAAGAGCTCGCGGCCCACGCACATCGCCCAGATCGCCATCGGTGCCAGCGGCAGCACCCACCACAGCCCGGCCGGCCGCACCCGCAGCGCCGCCAGCGAGGCGGCCCCCGCGCACAGGACCGCGAACACCACGCCGCCGAAGAACATCCCGATCGCCGGCGCGAGCACGAGCAGCACCGTGACGCGACCGGCCGTGACCGGCTGCGATCGGCCGCGTCTGGCGGGCGCCCGGTGTCCTGTGCCGGAGGTGCCGTGAGTGCCGGGGCTGTGAGGCATGTGGCACATCCTCACATCTTGGGCGTCAGTGGTGGGATAAGACCGGGAAGTGTCTGATGCCGCACTCATCAGCTGATCGGACGATTGGTCCCCGGGGTCGACTTAGGTCCCCTGCGAAGACAGGTGATAGCACCCCTGATTCCGCGCACGCTCCGCGCGAGTCTGGATCACATGACAGTTATGGAAGACGCGCTGCGTCTGGAATCAGTGAGCAAGACGTTCGGCGGCCAGGTGAAGGTCGCCGCATTGGACCAGGTCAGCCTCGGTCTGCCCTACGGCACCTTCACGGCCGTCATGGGTCCCTCCGGCTCGGGCAAGAGCACCCTGCTCAACTGCGCCTCCGGTCTGGAGCGCCCGGATTCCGGCCGGATCCTGATCGGCGGCCAGGACCTGGACACCTCCGACGAGACCGCCGCCACGCGCTTCCGGCGCGGCCGCATCGGCTTCGTGTTCCAGGCGTTCAACCTGCTGCCGACGCTGACCGTCTGGCAGAACGTGCTGCTGCCGGCGCGGATCGCCGGGACCCCGATGACCAAGGCGGACCGGGAGCGCGCCCGCGCCCTGCTGGAGCGGATCGGCCTCGGCGACCGGCTGGACCACCGTCCGGCCGAGCTGTCCGGCGGCCAGCAGCAGCGGGTCGCGATCGCCCGGGCCGTCGTGAACCGGCCCGCGCTGCTGTTCGCCGACGAGCCGACCGGCGCGCTGGACTCGGCCCGCGCCGCCGAGGTGCTGATGCTGCTCGGCGAGTCGGTGCGGGAGTTCGGGCAGACCGTGGTGATGGTGACGCACGACCCGGTCGCCGCTGCCTACGCCGACCGCGTGCTGTTCCTGGCCGACGGCCGGATCGTGGACGAGATGCGCGCGCCGCAGGCCGCCGGGGTGGCGGCGCGGATGGCCGCGTTCCGTCCCTCCGGCGCCGGGCAAGGCGCCGGCCAGGGCGTTGGGCAGGGCGTCGGGCAGGGCGCGGGCTCCGCGCGCCGCTACACCGGATCGGCGGCCTGACATGCGTACCGTGAGCCTGAGCAACCTGCGGCACCGCCGCGCGGCCTACCTCGCCTCCTTCCTGAACCTGTTCCTCGGCGGCGCGATCCTCACCGGCTTCGCCTCCCTGTACGAGACCGGCAGCACCCCGGGCCTGGCCAAGGCCGACCGCTCGGCGCTGCAGACGATGGCCCTGGTCATCGGCGGCTGGGGCGCCCTGATCATCGCCTTCGGCACCGCCGCGACGCTGAGCCTGGCGGTCCAGCAGCGGGAGAAGGAGATCGCGCTGCTCAAGGCGGCCGGCGCGCTGCCCCGGCAGATCCGCCGCATGATCATGACCGAGACCGCGGTGCTGCTGGCGGCGGCCGCGATCCCGGCGGTGCCGGCCGGCATGGCCGTCGGCCACACCGTCCTGGCCACGCTGAAGTCCACGCACCAGGTCTCGGACGGAGTCGGCCTGAAGTTCGGCGCCACGACCCTGGCGATCGGCCTCGGCGACATCGCGCTGGCCGCCCTGGTGGCCGCGATCGTGGCCGGGCGCCGCGCCGCGAATCAGAGCACGGCGACCGCGCTGGTCTCCGCCGCGACCGAGGACACCGGGATGTCGCGCAAGCGCAAGATCGCGGGGATCGTGTTCATCGCGCTCGGCCTGGACGCCGGGGTGATGAGCGCGACCCTGATGAAGAACCAGGGCTACGCCACCATGTCCACCGCCGGCCAGGCCTGCATCCTCACCGGTATCGGGCTGGCGCTGCTGGCCCCGGCCCTGATCCGGGCCGCCGTCGCGGTCCTGGGCCCGCTGATGCGCCGCGGCGGCGGCTACCTGGCCGAGGCCGAACTGCGCCGGCACTCCCGGCAGGCCGCGGGCGTCCTGATGCCGGTGATCCTGTTCGTCGCGCTGGCCAACGGCGCGCTGTACCAGCAGTTCATCCAGGACGACGCCAACCGCGCGCAGCACATCGCGATGTCCGCCGACGACAAGGGCGTGCAGACTCTCAGCTTCCTGGTGGTCGGCATGATCGCGCTGTTCGCGGCGGTGGTCGTGGCGAACATCGCGGTGGCCACGACGCTGCACCGCCGCCGGGAGTTCGGGCAGCGGCGCCTGATCGGCGACACGCCGGGGGAGGTGCGGCGCTCGCTGGGCTGGGAGACGTGCGCGATCCTGATCGCCGGCCTGGTCTTCGGCACGCTGGCGGCGCTGGCCGGGGTCATCCCGTTCAGCTACGCCAAGACCGGCCACCTGATGCCGCAGCAGAGCCTGTGGGTGTTCTTCGCGGTGGCCGTGAGCGTCACGGTGCTGACTCTGGCCGCGAGTCTGGGTGCGGCCCGGCGGGTGCTGAACGTGCCCGCGCTCGCCGCGATGGGCGGGTAGGGCCCGATAATGGCGACGCACGAAGGGACGACTGGGATGACGGGGATGGTCGGGCTGTCGCGGGTGGCCGGAGGTGGAGCCGGCGCCTGGCGCCAGCGTGCCTGGCCGACCGCCGTGGCGGCCGGCCGGGGCCTGGTGCTCGCCCCGGTGTCGCTGCTGGCGGGGATCCCGCTGCTGGTGGCGGCGGCGCTGACGCTGGGCCTGATGCCGATCGGCGGCGGCGTGCTGGTGCCGCCGGTGATGCGCGCGGTGCGGGGCCTGGCGAACTGGGAGCGGCGGATCGCCGCGCGCTGGAGCGGCGTCGAGATCCAGGCGCCCTACCTGCCCCGGGCCGGCCGCGGCCGGCTGCGCTGGCTGCTCGGCGACCCGGCGACCTGGCGCGACCTGCTGTGGATGATCACGAACATCCCGGTCGGTATGGCGCTGGGGCTGCTGCCGCTGACGCTCGTCGGCTATTGCGTGGTCGGCTTGATCTCGATCCCGGGGCTCGCGCTGAGCGATGACCTCTTCTGGTGGTTCGGCCTGGGCTTCGGCCTCCCGGCGCTGGTGCTGGCGCCGTTCGCGGGCCCGGCGCTGATCCGGGCGCAGGCGCTGTGGGCCCGCCGGCTGCTGGCGCCGACCGATGTCGGCGAGCGGATCAGCACCCTGACCGTGACCCGCGAGCGGGTCAGCGACGACGCCGAGGCCGAGATGCGCCGCATCGAGCGCGACCTGCACGACGGGGCCCAGGCCCGGATGGCGGCGGTCGGGCTGAGCCTGGGCATGGCCGAGGACCTGATCCGCGAGAACCCCGACGAGGCGATCGCGCTGCTGGCCGAGGCCCGCGAGCACAGCGGTGCCGCGCTGGCCGAGCTGCGCTCGCTGGTCCGCGGGATCCTGCCGCCGGTGCTGGCCGAGCGCGGCCTGGGGGACGCGCTGCGGGCCCTGGCCTACGCCTCGCCGATCCCGGTGGAGGTGCGCTGCGAGCTGTATCCGACAGAGCGGCTGCCGGCCCCTCGCGAGTCGGCTCTGTACTTCGGGATCGCCGAGGCGCTGGCGAACGTGTTGAAGCACAGCGGCGCGCCGCGCGCCCGCATCGACGTGTTCCGCCGCGAGGACCGCGTGGTCGCCGAGGTGTGGGACGAGGGCTCCGGGGGCGCGGACGTGGACGGCGGGCTGGGGCTGGCCGGCGTGCGGCGGCGGCTGGCGGCGTTCGACGGGGGCCTGGCCGTGGACAGCCCGGTCGGCGGGCCGACCACGGTGCGGCTGGAGGTGCCGTGCGAGTGAGGGCTGTGTGAGTGAGGGACGTCGAATGCGCGTAGTGCTGGCCGAGGACCAAGCCCTCCTGCGGGACGGCCTGGTCCGGCTGCTTTCCGCCCACGGCTTCGAGGTCGTCGCGGCCGTCGAGACCGGCCCGGACCTGGTCGACGCGCTGGTCGCGGAGCGGCCGGACGTGGCCGTGGCCGACATCCGGCTGCCGCCGACGTATCGGAACGAGGGCCTGGCCGCCGCCCTGGAGGCGCGCCGCCGGCTGCCGGGTCTTCCGGTGCTGATCCTGTCGCAGCACGTCGAGCCGCTGTACGCCCGCGAGCTCCTGTCCGACAGTGCCGGGGCCATCGGGTATCTGCTGAAGGACCGCGTTTCGAACGTGCGTTCGTTCCTGGACGCGGTGCGGACCGTCGCCGGCGGCGGCACCACCATGGACCCCGAGGTCGTGGCCAAGATGCTGGCCCGCCGCTCCCGCGACGAGCGGCTCGGCGCGCTCACGCCGCGCGAGCGCGAAGTGCTGGCCGCGATGGCCGAAGGGCACGCCAACGCCGGTATCGCGGCGCGGTTGGTGATCACCGAGAAGGCGGTCAGCAACCACATCAACACCATCTTCGCCAAGCTCGGGCTGCTGCCGGATCTGGACGGCAACCGCCGGGTGCTGGCCGTGCTGGCCTTCCTCGACGCGGCCTGAATCCTCCCCGGGACCGTTCGGAGGGGATGTCCCGTGCAGCTTCATGTGCAGGCGGAACGGGACTCTTACCGGCCACCGTGCTTCAAGCCGGTTCCGAAGTCGCGGGTTTTTCCTCTCCCTGGGCTATGTTTGGGCACGTCGAATGCATGACAATGGGCCCGGCGCCGCAGATCGAGTTTGGATCCGGTGGAACGGGTAGCGGTGTTCGCGGTTGCCGACGGATCGGACGCGAGGAAGGGGTGGCGATGACCGACGGTCAGCGTCCGCTGCCGCTCCCGCTGATGTCGAGCACGAACAGGTCGGCGACGCCGGCCAGCTGGAGCACCCGGAGCACCGCCTCCGAGGGCGCGGCCAGCGTCAGCCGCGCGTCCGAGGCGCCGGCCTTGTGCTGGGCGCGGATCAGCGTGCGCAGGCCCATGGAGTCCAGGAACGCCACCCGCGAGCAGTCCACGACGACGTGCGCCCCGGGGCGCACGTACTCGTCCAGCACGCTCCACAGGGTGTCCGCCGCCGCCAGGTCCACGTCGCCGGCCACGGTGACCGTGACGGCCCCGCTGTCCTTGCCGGCCCCGCCGTCCTTGCCGTCCCTGCCGTCACTGCCGTCACTGACGTCCCCGGACACCGCGGCGGCTCCGCCCCGGTCCGGGTCGCTGTCGACCTCGACCGAGAAGCCCTCGACCGCCATGATGCCTCCTGTTTTCCCACCCAGCCCGCGTGATCCCGGATCGCTACCGACGATATCGGGTCGGCTCACGGCTGGGAATCTGGCTCGATGACGTCGCGCCGGACGGCCCACACGCACCTGGAGCCGGGGCCCTCCGCGCCGGCCGGCGCCCGGGCCTTCCTGACCGAGACCTGCCTGCGCTGGCACGCCGAGGACTTCGTCACCGACGCCGCGCTGGTGGTCAGCGAGCTGGTCACGAACGCCGTCCGGCACGCCGGGACCGAGATGCGCCTGGCCCTGGAGCTGCGGGACGGGACGCTGACCATCCGGGTCCACGACCACGGTCCGGGCCTGCCCCGGCTCATCCCGCCGGCCGAGCGCGGTTTCGGCGGCCAGGGCCTGGCCATCGTGGTGCGATTGGCCCAGGCCTGGGGGGTCGCGGTCGAGGACGGCGGCGGAAAGGCCGTATGGTGCCGACTCGGGCCGCGAGCCGCGGTACCGGCTGGGGCGGGCTCACAGGGGTCGCTGTGGAAAGGGGAGCAGGACGTATGGAGCGCGTAAGCGGTGTGGGTGGTGAGGCCGGCGTGGGCGCGGGTGCCGACGGCGGCCGTGCGGGCACGGACGGCCGTGTCCCGGTGACGCTGAGCATCCCCGCCGAACGCGACTACGTGGTGCTGGTCCGCTCGGCGGCCGGGCACCTGGGCGTGCGCGCCGGGTTCTCGATGGCCGAGATGGGCGACTGGCGCCTGGCCGTCGACGAGGCCTGCGGCCTGCTGCTGCTCCCGGATGAGGTGGACGCCATCGGCGAGGAGCTGGACTGCGTCTTCCGCCTGAGTCCGGCCGGGCTGTCGCTGACCGTGTCCGCCGAGGCCAGGCCCGGCTCCAAGCCGCAGGTCGGCGGCTTCGGCTGGTCGCTGCTGGCGGCCCTGGTCGACGACCTGCAGTGGGCCGAGGAGGAGGGCCGCGTCCGGGTCGACATCGTCAAGCGCGCGGCAGGTCACGGCTTGCCAGGACCGGACGGCACGGCCCGGGCGGGGGTGCGGTGAGCACTCGGGGGAGCGGTCCCGGTCCGGCTGCGTCCGGCCGCGGCGGTCCCGGGCACGACGGCGACGCGGTGCGCTCGGCGGCTGAGGCTGGGCAGGCGGGTCAGGCAGGGCAGGCAGGTCAGGCAGGGCAGACGGGTCAGTCGGGGCAGATGGGGCCGGCCGCCGCGCAGGCCGTCCCGGGCTCGGCTCCCGCTCCCGCACCGGCTCCGGCTCCCGCCCCGACCCCGGCGCCCCAGCCGGTGCCGGCCGCACCGGCTGCACCAGCCGCGCCGCGCGCGGTGCGGGCCGACCGCCGGCTGCCCGACCAGGACACCGACATCCCCCTGCCGAGCATCCCCTCCCCGCGGCTCGGCGGCGCGCCGCGGGACCGCGCCGAGCACCGCGCGGAGATCCACCGCCGCTTCGAGCTGCTGGCGGAGTGCGAGCCGGACAGCGCGAGCCACCGGGCCCTGCGCGACGAGCTGATCGCCGAGCACATGAACTACGCGCGCTACGTGGCCTCGCGCTTCAGCGTCCCGGCGGACACCGCCGAGGACCTGGAGCAGGTGGCGTACCTGGCGCTGATCAAGGCGGTCGACAACTTCGACCCCGCGCGCGGCACGGCGTTCCTGGGCTACCTCACCCCGATGGTGGCCGGCGAGATCAAGCGCTACTTCCGCGACTCCACCTGGGACGTCCACGTCCCGCGCCGCATGCAGGAGCTCAGCCTGGCCCTGCACGGCGCCCCGGCCGAGCAGCTGGAGCGCCGCCTGGGC is a window of Catenulispora sp. MAP5-51 DNA encoding:
- a CDS encoding SigB/SigF/SigG family RNA polymerase sigma factor, with protein sequence MGPAAAQAVPGSAPAPAPAPAPAPTPAPQPVPAAPAAPAAPRAVRADRRLPDQDTDIPLPSIPSPRLGGAPRDRAEHRAEIHRRFELLAECEPDSASHRALRDELIAEHMNYARYVASRFSVPADTAEDLEQVAYLALIKAVDNFDPARGTAFLGYLTPMVAGEIKRYFRDSTWDVHVPRRMQELSLALHGAPAEQLERRLGRSPTIAELAEHLGAQPEEIVEAFDASAAYSATSLERPLVPGDEQGASLGETLGVDDDAYEWVVDREALKPLLAALPEKDKRILLMRFFRGMTQSQIGTELGVSQMQVSRYLTRILSTLRDAVLVDDGEEPGKADGRK
- a CDS encoding ATP-binding protein, whose product is MERVSGVGGEAGVGAGADGGRAGTDGRVPVTLSIPAERDYVVLVRSAAGHLGVRAGFSMAEMGDWRLAVDEACGLLLLPDEVDAIGEELDCVFRLSPAGLSLTVSAEARPGSKPQVGGFGWSLLAALVDDLQWAEEEGRVRVDIVKRAAGHGLPGPDGTARAGVR
- a CDS encoding ATP-binding protein, giving the protein MTSRRTAHTHLEPGPSAPAGARAFLTETCLRWHAEDFVTDAALVVSELVTNAVRHAGTEMRLALELRDGTLTIRVHDHGPGLPRLIPPAERGFGGQGLAIVVRLAQAWGVAVEDGGGKAVWCRLGPRAAVPAGAGSQGSLWKGEQDVWSA